From Arcticibacter tournemirensis, one genomic window encodes:
- a CDS encoding RNA polymerase sigma-70 factor — MDIISVEITSSTVIELLKEGNESAFEQVFKEYYKRLHAYAFTFLKDEVAAEEIVQNVFCRIWEKKDLLDVNGTLKSYLYRAVHNESLNYLKHHKVKAEYEQYYTQRMKGEYDHSEKNALVSELEKQIAKALSELPTQCRIIFQLSRFEQLKYQQIADHLGISIKTVENQMGKALKLLRLKLVEFLPVLLLLLLNF; from the coding sequence TTGGATATTATAAGCGTGGAAATTACCAGCAGTACGGTTATAGAGTTACTCAAAGAGGGTAATGAAAGTGCATTCGAACAGGTTTTTAAAGAGTATTATAAACGGCTGCACGCCTATGCCTTTACTTTCCTTAAAGATGAAGTAGCGGCAGAAGAAATCGTTCAGAATGTTTTTTGCAGGATATGGGAGAAGAAAGACCTGCTTGACGTAAACGGCACTCTTAAATCCTATTTATATCGTGCCGTACACAATGAAAGTCTCAACTATTTAAAACATCATAAAGTTAAAGCAGAATATGAGCAATATTATACGCAGCGTATGAAAGGTGAATATGACCACAGTGAAAAGAATGCACTCGTTTCTGAACTTGAGAAGCAAATAGCTAAAGCGCTTTCTGAGCTTCCCACTCAATGCAGGATCATTTTTCAGCTTAGCAGGTTTGAACAGTTAAAATACCAGCAGATAGCCGACCATCTTGGCATTTCGATTAAGACAGTCGAAAACCAGATGGGCAAGGCCCTGAAGTTGTTGAGGTTGAAGCTGGTGGAATTTCTTCCGGTACTGTTACTTTTATTACTGAATTTTTAG